The following coding sequences lie in one Candidatus Methylomirabilis lanthanidiphila genomic window:
- a CDS encoding DNA polymerase, which yields MRNVAEVQEVEGASVTAMKIGMRQSSLSGSVAEQRVQRRLTREAPGLEALCQRIIACRQCPRLVRHRERTAQEKVRRYRDWTYWGRPVPGFGDPAARLLVVGLAPAAHGGNRTGRIFTGDRSGDFLYRALHRAGFANQPTSIDRDDGLDLTDCYITAAVRCAPPDNKPTPHELDRCRPFLLEELTLLRQIRVIVALGQIAFRACLDTLKARGVPLPSPRPRFGHGQVAVFANDLVLVASYHPSQQNTQTGRLTEAMFQQVFDVARRYLDANSGQSTTG from the coding sequence ATGCGTAACGTAGCGGAGGTACAGGAGGTTGAGGGGGCGAGCGTGACCGCCATGAAGATCGGCATGAGGCAGTCATCCCTCAGCGGGAGTGTAGCCGAACAACGTGTTCAGCGTCGTCTGACTCGGGAGGCGCCGGGGCTGGAGGCGCTGTGCCAACGGATCATCGCCTGCCGGCAATGTCCGAGGCTGGTGCGACATCGGGAGCGAACGGCTCAAGAGAAGGTGCGGCGGTACCGTGACTGGACCTACTGGGGACGGCCGGTCCCCGGCTTCGGCGACCCGGCTGCGCGCCTGCTGGTGGTCGGCTTGGCGCCGGCAGCACACGGCGGCAACCGGACCGGCCGGATCTTTACAGGGGATCGGAGCGGCGACTTTCTTTACCGGGCGCTCCACCGGGCCGGATTCGCCAATCAACCGACATCAATCGATCGCGATGACGGTCTTGACCTAACGGATTGCTACATCACAGCGGCGGTCCGTTGCGCCCCGCCGGACAATAAACCGACCCCACACGAGTTGGATCGGTGTCGCCCCTTCCTCCTGGAAGAGCTCACGTTGCTCCGGCAGATCCGGGTGATTGTCGCCCTGGGCCAGATCGCCTTCCGAGCCTGCCTTGACACGCTGAAGGCCCGAGGCGTTCCACTGCCGTCTCCAAGACCGCGCTTCGGGCATGGGCAGGTCGCGGTCTTTGCAAACGATCTCGTGCTGGTCGCCTCGTATCATCCGAGCCAGCAGAATACCCAGACCGGCCGGCTGACCGAGGCGATGTTCCAGCAGGTCTTTGACGTGGCGAGGCGCTATCTGGATGCGAACTCGGGTCAATCAACGACAGGATAA
- a CDS encoding rod shape-determining protein Mbl, whose translation MAFLPRFYRNPAIAVDLGTAHTRVARSNRPALELPSVMGERLALRRGVVVDKDAAVAVLKTLIRSATNRFSRPYALICVPTDADDRERAAVFDCVSEAGARAVFLVPEPLAAAVGAGVDVSSPYAHMVLDIGEGVTDCAIIKEGGIVASRAVRIGCGDLREAVTKTILSEWGLSVATDEAESILRRIDVERVASEKELATITGLDAGTRTRVRLSIPTAALYAALQPALSAILHSATTLFRDIPHAWGSQIIDTGLLLSGGGSLLRGMRECVAAATLLGVSLADDPLGAVVRGAREMLPFADVL comes from the coding sequence GTGGCGTTTCTGCCTCGCTTCTATCGGAATCCAGCAATCGCGGTCGATCTCGGCACGGCGCACACTCGCGTTGCCCGGAGTAATCGGCCGGCGCTCGAACTCCCTTCAGTGATGGGGGAGCGGTTGGCGCTGCGCCGCGGGGTCGTCGTGGATAAGGATGCCGCCGTCGCGGTACTGAAGACGCTCATTCGGTCCGCAACCAACCGATTTTCACGACCCTACGCTCTTATCTGCGTCCCCACTGACGCAGATGACAGAGAACGCGCGGCGGTGTTTGATTGCGTATCCGAGGCCGGCGCGCGGGCCGTATTTCTCGTTCCCGAACCGCTCGCCGCTGCGGTCGGCGCCGGCGTAGACGTGTCCTCTCCCTATGCCCACATGGTCCTGGATATTGGTGAAGGGGTCACGGATTGTGCCATTATCAAAGAAGGTGGGATCGTTGCTTCGCGGGCCGTGCGCATTGGTTGTGGCGATCTGCGCGAGGCTGTAACGAAAACCATTCTAAGCGAATGGGGTTTGTCTGTCGCCACTGACGAGGCGGAATCCATCCTGCGGCGCATCGACGTTGAGCGGGTAGCCAGCGAAAAAGAACTGGCAACGATCACGGGACTCGACGCCGGTACCCGCACGCGGGTCAGACTGAGCATTCCAACCGCCGCCCTGTACGCCGCGCTGCAACCGGCGCTCAGCGCAATTCTTCACAGCGCTACAACGCTTTTTCGAGACATCCCGCATGCGTGGGGAAGTCAAATAATCGACACAGGGCTTCTCCTTTCCGGAGGCGGCTCACTTCTCCGGGGCATGCGTGAGTGCGTAGCGGCGGCAACCCTCCTCGGCGTGTCGCTTGCCGATGATCCGCTCGGCGCTGTCGTGCGCGGCGCGCGGGAGATGCTTCCTTTTGCGGATGTGTTATAG
- a CDS encoding transcription elongation factor greA (Transcript cleavage factor greA): MREKRTIYITELDMERLQNRLLESEAVRKHDKEHLAVLKQELISAEIVSAQHIPHDVITMNSTVRLKDLDTKKELIYTLVFPADADAGRNRISVLAPIGTALIGYRVGDIITWEVPAGLRRLKVEEVIYQPEASGDYHL, encoded by the coding sequence AAAAAAGAACAATTTATATAACCGAACTTGACATGGAGCGATTGCAAAACCGTCTATTGGAGTCGGAAGCTGTCCGTAAACATGATAAGGAGCATCTGGCGGTATTGAAACAGGAATTAATTAGCGCCGAAATTGTTTCGGCACAACATATTCCGCATGATGTTATTACGATGAATTCTACCGTGCGCCTGAAAGATCTCGATACAAAAAAAGAACTGATCTATACCTTGGTCTTTCCTGCCGATGCGGACGCAGGCCGGAATAGGATTTCCGTCCTCGCCCCTATCGGAACCGCCCTGATCGGATACCGGGTCGGGGACATCATAACCTGGGAAGTTCCCGCAGGGTTGAGAAGGTTGAAAGTAGAAGAGGTGATTTATCAGCCGGAGGCATCCGGAGATTATCATCTGTGA